A section of the Tenrec ecaudatus isolate mTenEca1 chromosome 10, mTenEca1.hap1, whole genome shotgun sequence genome encodes:
- the PSMC5 gene encoding 26S proteasome regulatory subunit 8 isoform X1: MPAASAGRREMALDGPEQMELEEGKAGSGLRQYYLSKIEELQLIVNDKSQNLRRLQAQRNELNAKVRLLREELQLLQEQGSYVGEVVRAMDKKKVLVKVHPEGKFVVDVDKNIDINDVTPNCRVALRNDSYTLHKILPNKVDPLVSLMMVEKVPDSTYEMIGGLDKQIKEIKEVIELPVKHPELFEALGIAQPKGVLLYGPPGTGKTLLARAVAHHTDCTFIRVSGSELVQKFIGEGARMVRELFVMAREHAPSIIFMDEIDSIGSSRLEGGSGGDSEVQRTMLELLNQLDGFEATKNIKVIMATNRIDILDSALLRPGRIDRKIEFPPPNEEARLDILKIHSRKMNLTRGINLRKIAELMPGASGAEVKGVCTEAGMYALRERRVHVTQEDFEMAVAKVMQKDSEKNMSIKKLWK; the protein is encoded by the exons CTGATCGTGAACGACAAGAGCCAAAATCTCCGGCGGCTACAGGCGCAGAGGAATGAGTTGAATGCAAAAG TTCGCCTGTTGCGGGAGGAGCTACAGCTGTTGCAGGAACAAGGCTCCTACGTGGGGGAGGTGGTCCGGGCCATGGACAAGAAGAAGGTGCTGGTGAAG GTTCATCCCGAGGGCAAGTTTGTTGTAGATGTGGACAAGAACATCGACATCAATGAC GTGACACCCAATTGCCGGGTGGCTCTCAGAAATGACAGTTACACTCTGCACAAGATCCTGCCCAACAAGGTGGACCCGCTGGTGTCCTTGATGATGGTGGAGAAGGTTCCTGACTCAACCTATGAGATGATTGGCGGGCTGGACAAGCAGATCAAGGAGATCAAAGAAGTAATCGAGCTGCCTGTTAAGCACCCAGAGCTCTTTGAAGCCTTGGGAATTGCACAGCCCAAG GGGGTGCTGCTGTACGGACCCCCAGGCACTGGGAAGACGCTGCTGGCCCGGGCAGTGGCACATCACACAGACTGCACCTTTATCCGCGTCTCTGGCTCTGAATTGGTACAGAAATTCATTGGGGAAG GGGCGAGGATGGTGAGAGAGCTGTTTGTGATGGCTCGAGAGCATGCGCCCTCCATCATCTTCATGGATGAAATCGACTCGATCGGCTCCTCTCGCCTGGAGGGGGGCTCCGGTGGGGACAGCGAAGTGCAGCGCACCATGCTGGAGCTGCTCAACCAGCTGGACGGCTTTGAGGCCACCAAGAACATCAAG gtcatCATGGCCACCAACAGGATCGACATCCTGGACTCGGCATTGCTCCGGCCGGGGCGCATCGACAGGAAAATTGAGTTTCCACCGCCCAATGAGGAG GCTCGACTGGACATTCTGAAGATCCATTCTCGGAAAATGAACCTGACCCGGGGCATCAACCTGAGGAAAATTGCTGAGCTCATGCCGGGAGCGTCAGGGGCTGAAGTGAAG GGTGTGTGCACAGAAGCCGGCATGTATGCCCTGCGGGAGCGGCGAGTTCACGTCACCCAGGAGGATTTCGAGATGGCGGTAGCCAAG GTCATGCAGAAGGACAGCGAGAAGAACATGTCCATCAAGAAGCTCTGGAAGTGA
- the PSMC5 gene encoding 26S proteasome regulatory subunit 8 isoform X2, protein MELEEGKAGSGLRQYYLSKIEELQLIVNDKSQNLRRLQAQRNELNAKVRLLREELQLLQEQGSYVGEVVRAMDKKKVLVKVHPEGKFVVDVDKNIDINDVTPNCRVALRNDSYTLHKILPNKVDPLVSLMMVEKVPDSTYEMIGGLDKQIKEIKEVIELPVKHPELFEALGIAQPKGVLLYGPPGTGKTLLARAVAHHTDCTFIRVSGSELVQKFIGEGARMVRELFVMAREHAPSIIFMDEIDSIGSSRLEGGSGGDSEVQRTMLELLNQLDGFEATKNIKVIMATNRIDILDSALLRPGRIDRKIEFPPPNEEARLDILKIHSRKMNLTRGINLRKIAELMPGASGAEVKGVCTEAGMYALRERRVHVTQEDFEMAVAKVMQKDSEKNMSIKKLWK, encoded by the exons CTGATCGTGAACGACAAGAGCCAAAATCTCCGGCGGCTACAGGCGCAGAGGAATGAGTTGAATGCAAAAG TTCGCCTGTTGCGGGAGGAGCTACAGCTGTTGCAGGAACAAGGCTCCTACGTGGGGGAGGTGGTCCGGGCCATGGACAAGAAGAAGGTGCTGGTGAAG GTTCATCCCGAGGGCAAGTTTGTTGTAGATGTGGACAAGAACATCGACATCAATGAC GTGACACCCAATTGCCGGGTGGCTCTCAGAAATGACAGTTACACTCTGCACAAGATCCTGCCCAACAAGGTGGACCCGCTGGTGTCCTTGATGATGGTGGAGAAGGTTCCTGACTCAACCTATGAGATGATTGGCGGGCTGGACAAGCAGATCAAGGAGATCAAAGAAGTAATCGAGCTGCCTGTTAAGCACCCAGAGCTCTTTGAAGCCTTGGGAATTGCACAGCCCAAG GGGGTGCTGCTGTACGGACCCCCAGGCACTGGGAAGACGCTGCTGGCCCGGGCAGTGGCACATCACACAGACTGCACCTTTATCCGCGTCTCTGGCTCTGAATTGGTACAGAAATTCATTGGGGAAG GGGCGAGGATGGTGAGAGAGCTGTTTGTGATGGCTCGAGAGCATGCGCCCTCCATCATCTTCATGGATGAAATCGACTCGATCGGCTCCTCTCGCCTGGAGGGGGGCTCCGGTGGGGACAGCGAAGTGCAGCGCACCATGCTGGAGCTGCTCAACCAGCTGGACGGCTTTGAGGCCACCAAGAACATCAAG gtcatCATGGCCACCAACAGGATCGACATCCTGGACTCGGCATTGCTCCGGCCGGGGCGCATCGACAGGAAAATTGAGTTTCCACCGCCCAATGAGGAG GCTCGACTGGACATTCTGAAGATCCATTCTCGGAAAATGAACCTGACCCGGGGCATCAACCTGAGGAAAATTGCTGAGCTCATGCCGGGAGCGTCAGGGGCTGAAGTGAAG GGTGTGTGCACAGAAGCCGGCATGTATGCCCTGCGGGAGCGGCGAGTTCACGTCACCCAGGAGGATTTCGAGATGGCGGTAGCCAAG GTCATGCAGAAGGACAGCGAGAAGAACATGTCCATCAAGAAGCTCTGGAAGTGA
- the SMARCD2 gene encoding SWI/SNF-related matrix-associated actin-dependent regulator of chromatin subfamily D member 2 produces the protein MSGRGAGGFPLPPLSPGGGAVAAALGAPPPPGGPGMLPGPALRGPGPAGGVGGPGAAAFRPMGPTGPAAPYQRPGMSPGSRMPMAGLQVGPPAGSPFGTAAPLRPGMPPTMMDPFRKRLLVPQPQPPMPAQRRGLKRRKMADKVLPQRIRELVPESQAYMDLLAFERKLDQTIARKRMEIQEAIKKPLTQKRKLRIYISNTFSPSKADVDSAVTAGTPGGAPAGDKVASWELRVEGKLLDDPSKQKRKFSSFFKSLVIELDKELYGPDNHLVEWHRMPTTQETDGFQVKRPGDLNVKCTLLLMLDHQPPQYKLDPRLARLLGVHTQTRAAIMQALWLYIKHNQLQDGHEREYINCNRYFRQIFSCGRLRFSEIPMKLAGLLQHPDPIVINHVISVDPNDQKKTACYDIDVEVDDPLKAQMSNFLASTTNQQEIASLDVKIHETIESINQLKTQRDFMLSFSTDPQDFIQEWLRSQRRDLKIITDVIGNPEEERRAAFYHQPWAQEAVGRHIFAKVQQRRQELEQVLGIRLT, from the exons ATGTCTGGTCGTGGCGCGGGCGGGTTCCCGCTGCCCCCACTGAGTCCCGGCGGTGGCGCCGTGGCCGCGGCCTTAGGGGCGCCGCCTCCCCCCGGGGGACCCGGCATGTTGCCCGGACCGGCGCTCAGGGGACCAGGGCCGGCTGGAGGCGTGGGGGGCCCCGGGGCCGCCGCCTTCCGTCCCATGGGGCCCACCGGCCCCGCAGCGCCATACCAG CGGCCAGGCATGTCTCCAGGGAGCCGGATGCCCATGGCCGGCCTGCAGGTGGGACCACCTGCCGGCTCCCCGTTTGGCACAGCTGCTCCACTTCGGCCTGGCATGCCACCCACCATGATGGACCCATTCCGAAAACGCCTGCtggtgccccagccccagcccccaatgCCCGCCCAGCGCCGGGG GctgaagaggaggaagatggcggATAAGGTTCTGCCTCAGCGA ATCCGGGAGCTTGTCCCCGAGTCTCAGGCGTACATGGATCTCTTGGCTTTTGAGCGGAAGCTGGACCAAACCATTGCTCGCAAGCGGATGGAGATCCAGGAGGCCATCAAGAAGCCGCTGACG CAAAAGCGGAAGCTTCGCATCTACATTTCCAACACCTTCAGCCCCAGCAAAGCTGATGTTGACAGTGCAGTAACGGCAGGGAcccccgggggagccccagcaggGGACAAGGTGGCTTCCTGGGAACTCCGAGTGGAGGGCAAACTGCTGGATGAT CCTAgcaaacagaaaaggaagttttcttccttctttaagAGCCTGGTCATCGAGCTGGACAAGGAGCTGTATGGGCCTGACAACCATCTGGTGGAG TGGCACAGGATGCCCACCACCCAGGAGACAGATGGCTTCCAGGTGAAACGGCCTGGAGACCTCAATGTCAAGTGCACCCTCCTGCTCATGCTGGATCATCAG CCACCCCAGTACAAGTTGGACCCCCGACTGGCCAGGCTGCTGGGTGTGCACACGCAGACGAGGGCCGCCATCATGCAGGCCCTGTGGCTCTACATCAAACACAACCAGCTGCAGGACGGGCACGAGCGTGAGTACATCAACTGCAACCGCTACTtccgccag ATCTTCAGCTGTGGGCGACTCCGTTTCTCTGAGATTCCCATGAAGCTGGCCGGGTTGCTGCAGCATCCAGACCCCATTGTCATCAACCACGTCATTAG TGTGGACCCCAATGACCAGAAGAAAACCGCCTGCTATGACATTGACGTGGAGGTGGATGACCCACTGAAGGCTCAGATGAGCAATTTCCTGGCCTCTACGACCAACCAGCAGGAGATTGCCTCTCTTGATGTCAAG ATCCATGAGACCATTGAGTCCATCAACCAGCTGAAGACTCAGCGTGACTTCATGCTCAGCTTTAGCACCGACCCCCAGGACTTCATCCAGGAATGGCTCCGCTCCCAACGCCGGGACCTCAAG ATCATTACTGATGTGATTGGGAATCCCGAGGAGGAGAGACGAGCTGCTTTCTACCACCAGCCCTGGGCTCAAGAAGCAGTGGGGAGGCACATCTTTGCCAAG GTGCAGCAGCGCCGACAGGAACTGGAACAGGTGCTGGGGATCCGCCTGACCTAA